The following are encoded together in the Pygocentrus nattereri isolate fPygNat1 chromosome 15, fPygNat1.pri, whole genome shotgun sequence genome:
- the LOC119265212 gene encoding uncharacterized protein LOC119265212 isoform X1, producing MDSEGDSGNKFHKLLQEAQRLAAELNPKLAKKRRSAKPVSGVVSWRQRDNSGQIIPKFPPKTYNSTTRKRSSSEVAEPVFQQPEPTPYDSAQELNALQDILRDIPPQEKGTVPLSWAERQAQSSEKWNASRSAMVKNIFLAEHTDTYICDICLQNTSVVRCRDCLPRQFLCSSCDTQIHQHILHNREAMFEGFYQPLAPNMIIQLQNDGSHQIKHEVRLLPVRLPQQCTCSPSQLKLTCGKEVILVGINGRYQLNLPTLSCSQCMKSWTTGLDELVQCGYWPATINHQTIFHVDLFQSFQDLKQLAPGLSRQAFIGMLDERTKYFGRTGKICGDTFQRSFLEWCYAQHEVDKLLEVEPFRCTACSPQMHAVSVDGNRKLYRFKNASGSATKGLFDGTFLARDEEVSSFVAQIQQATKHVNTPGKGMCGSSQWTAAKEHSGKSASKIDEEGLEIAVCRHGVLLRALNMFRGEIYAYPLYLQKELSPSNVSFFCSDVACKYYPYLEKVSNKCSELQGLLEMHPLLSVMHAKAHSWTCELKWGGRNQEGAGNTIGEEVEQVNSFLSRAAISTKYMSKGGRTDMLTVLAMGWNKKKMSNMDKILAQRYAKAVQRVADDKLKLEELKAELRIDDAVIQQWVTEVQHWPEANSSLEGEASREVILKKKIEGLYLSVMQRKHRLYRQTDSNKRRHKMRQKIAEEKAALSSAIEELREQTDIILPAVDELLLTENFVWSWTYLGPTDLRTKKAIFDQVMVIRRMQEEEQIVVQEMRRHLNSLIGVAGSLKTLLLDQSNGAHCGYHSMLRRRLSVVNAQVHHTKASFSLALHGEMTSQDMLSEDREEQVSDVEDTSDDDNDIDSS from the exons ATGGACTCTGAAGGAGACTCTGGTAATAAATTCCACAAGCTTCTTCAGGAAGCACAGAGACTTGCAGCAGAGCTCAATCCAAAATTG GCAAAGAAAAGAAGGTCGGCAAAACCCGTATCTGGTGTTGTTAGTTGGAGACAGAGGGATAATTCAGGACAAATTATTCCAAAATTTCCCCCAAAGACTTATAACTCGACTACAC GTAAAAGGAGCAGTTCTGAAGTGGCTGAACCAGTATTTCAGCAGCCTGAGCCAACACCTTATG ATAGTGCTCAAGAACTTAATGCACTGCAAGACATTCTCAGGGACATTCCTCCACAAGAGAAGGGCACTGTGCCACTAAGCTGGGCTGAACGGCAAGCTCAAAGCTCAGAGAAGTGGAATGCTTCTAGATCAGCCATggttaaaaacatatttctcgCAGAGCACACAGACACCTATATCTGTGACATCTGCCTGCAAAACACATCTGTTGTGAGGTGCAGAGATTGTTTGCCAAGACAGTTCCTGTGCAGTTCCTGCGATACACAGATACATCAGCACATCCTCCATAACCGAGAAGCCATGTTTGAGGGATTCTATCAACCCTTAGCCCCAAACATGATCATTCAACTTCAAAATGATGGGTCACACCAGATAAAGCATGAAG tTCGACTGTTGCCGGTTCGTCTACCTCAACAGTGTACCTGTTCTCCCAGTCAGCTAAAGCTGACCTGTGGCAAAGAGGTCATCCTTGTTGGAATTAATG GACGGTACCAACTAAATTTGCCAACATTGAGCTGTTCTCAGTGCATGAAAAGCTGGACCACTGGACTTGATGAACTAGTACAATGTGGATATTGGCCTGCTACCATCAACCACCAGACCATCTTCCATGTAGACCTGTTCCAGTCTTTCCAggatctgaagcagctggctCCTGGGCTTTCTCGTCAAGCATTTATTGGAATGCTTGATGAAAGAACAAAGTATTTTGGCAGA ACCGGAAAAATATGTGGTGACACATTCCAGCGGTCATTTCTGGAGTGGTGCTACGCGCAGCATGAGGTGGACAAACTGTTGGAAGTTGAGCCCTTCCGGTGTACAGCATGTTCACCACAAATGCATGCTGTATCAGTGGATGGAAATAGAAAATTATACCGATTTAAGAATGCATCAGG AAGTGCCACAAAGGGACTTTTTGATGGCACCTTCCTGGCCAGAGATGAGGAGGTGTCAAGTTTTGTTGCTCAAATCCAGCAGGCAACcaaacatgtaaat acTCCTGGGAAAGGAATGTGCGGATCATCACAATGGACAGCTGCAAAAGAGCATTCTGGGAAATCTGCCTCAAAAATTGATGAGGAGGGGCTGGAAATCGCTGTGTGCCGGCATGGGGTGCTTTTGAGAGCACTGAATATGTTCAGAGGGGAGATTTATGCTTACCCTCTGTATCTGCAGAAGGAACTGTCCCCCtcaaatgtttcctttttctgttcAGATGTGGCATGCAAGTATTATCCGTATTTGGAAAAGGTCTCCAATAAGTGCTCTGAACTGCAGGGACTATTGGAGATGCATCCACTTCTTTCAGTGATGCATGCCAAAGCACACTCCTGGACATGTGAG TTGAAATGGGGTGGACGCAATCAAGAAGGCGCTGGCAATACCATTGGTGAGGAAGTGGAGCAG GTAAATAGCTTCCTGTCCAGGGCTGCTATCTCCACAAAATACATGTCTAAAGGTG GAAGAACAGACATGCTCACAGTTCTGGCAATGGGgtggaacaaaaagaaaatgagtaaCATGGACAAAATATTGGCCCAAAGATATGCTAAG GCCGTCCAGAGAGTGGCAGATGATAAGCTTAAGCTGGAGGAGCTCAAAGCTGAGTTAAGGATTGATGATGCTGTTATCCAACAGTGGGTCACTGAGGTGCAACACTGGCCTGAAG CAAATTCTAGTTTGGAGGGTGAAGCCTCAAGGGAGGTCATTCTGAAGAAGAAAATTGAAGGACTGTACCTTAGTGTCATGCAGAGGAAACATCGCCTTTACCGTCAGACAG ACAGCAACAAGAGACGACATAAGATGCGCCAGAAAATTGCAGAGGAAAAGGCAGCTTTATCTTCTGCTATTGAAGAGCTACGTGAACAGACGGACATCATTCTGCCTGCTGTTGATGAGCTTCTCTTGACTGAAAATTTTGTGTGGTCCTGGACTTATCTTGGACCCA CTGATCTCAGAACAAAGAAGGCCATCTTTGACCAGGTGATGGTGATCAGGAGAATGCAAGAGGAGGAGCAAATTGTAGTTCAGGAGATGAGGAGGCACTTGAACTCCCTCATAGGTGTTGCTGGGAGTCTAAAAACCTTACTGCTGGACCAAA GCAATGGCGCACACTGTGGATATCACAGCATGTTGAGGAGGAGATTGAGTGTTGTGAATGCCCAAGTACATCACACAAAAGCATCATTCAGCTTGGCTCTTCATGGAGAAATGACATCCCAAGATATGCTGTCTGAGGACAGGGAGGAACAAGTGTCAGATGTGGAGGACACATCTGATGATGACAATGACATTGATTCTTCATAA
- the LOC119265212 gene encoding uncharacterized protein LOC119265212 isoform X2: MDSEGDSGNKFHKLLQEAQRLAAELNPKLAKKRRSAKPVSGVVSWRQRDNSGQIIPKFPPKTYNSTTRKRSSSEVAEPVFQQPEPTPYDSAQELNALQDILRDIPPQEKGTVPLSWAERQAQSSEKWNASRSAMVKNIFLAEHTDTYICDICLQNTSVVRCRDCLPRQFLCSSCDTQIHQHILHNREAMFEGFYQPLAPNMIIQLQNDGSHQIKHEVRLLPVRLPQQCTCSPSQLKLTCGKEVILVGINGRYQLNLPTLSCSQCMKSWTTGLDELVQCGYWPATINHQTIFHVDLFQSFQDLKQLAPGLSRQAFIGMLDERTKYFGRTGKICGDTFQRSFLEWCYAQHEVDKLLEVEPFRCTACSPQMHAVSVDGNRKLYRFKNASGSATKGLFDGTFLARDEEVSSFVAQIQQATKHTPGKGMCGSSQWTAAKEHSGKSASKIDEEGLEIAVCRHGVLLRALNMFRGEIYAYPLYLQKELSPSNVSFFCSDVACKYYPYLEKVSNKCSELQGLLEMHPLLSVMHAKAHSWTCELKWGGRNQEGAGNTIGEEVEQVNSFLSRAAISTKYMSKGGRTDMLTVLAMGWNKKKMSNMDKILAQRYAKAVQRVADDKLKLEELKAELRIDDAVIQQWVTEVQHWPEANSSLEGEASREVILKKKIEGLYLSVMQRKHRLYRQTDSNKRRHKMRQKIAEEKAALSSAIEELREQTDIILPAVDELLLTENFVWSWTYLGPTDLRTKKAIFDQVMVIRRMQEEEQIVVQEMRRHLNSLIGVAGSLKTLLLDQSNGAHCGYHSMLRRRLSVVNAQVHHTKASFSLALHGEMTSQDMLSEDREEQVSDVEDTSDDDNDIDSS; encoded by the exons ATGGACTCTGAAGGAGACTCTGGTAATAAATTCCACAAGCTTCTTCAGGAAGCACAGAGACTTGCAGCAGAGCTCAATCCAAAATTG GCAAAGAAAAGAAGGTCGGCAAAACCCGTATCTGGTGTTGTTAGTTGGAGACAGAGGGATAATTCAGGACAAATTATTCCAAAATTTCCCCCAAAGACTTATAACTCGACTACAC GTAAAAGGAGCAGTTCTGAAGTGGCTGAACCAGTATTTCAGCAGCCTGAGCCAACACCTTATG ATAGTGCTCAAGAACTTAATGCACTGCAAGACATTCTCAGGGACATTCCTCCACAAGAGAAGGGCACTGTGCCACTAAGCTGGGCTGAACGGCAAGCTCAAAGCTCAGAGAAGTGGAATGCTTCTAGATCAGCCATggttaaaaacatatttctcgCAGAGCACACAGACACCTATATCTGTGACATCTGCCTGCAAAACACATCTGTTGTGAGGTGCAGAGATTGTTTGCCAAGACAGTTCCTGTGCAGTTCCTGCGATACACAGATACATCAGCACATCCTCCATAACCGAGAAGCCATGTTTGAGGGATTCTATCAACCCTTAGCCCCAAACATGATCATTCAACTTCAAAATGATGGGTCACACCAGATAAAGCATGAAG tTCGACTGTTGCCGGTTCGTCTACCTCAACAGTGTACCTGTTCTCCCAGTCAGCTAAAGCTGACCTGTGGCAAAGAGGTCATCCTTGTTGGAATTAATG GACGGTACCAACTAAATTTGCCAACATTGAGCTGTTCTCAGTGCATGAAAAGCTGGACCACTGGACTTGATGAACTAGTACAATGTGGATATTGGCCTGCTACCATCAACCACCAGACCATCTTCCATGTAGACCTGTTCCAGTCTTTCCAggatctgaagcagctggctCCTGGGCTTTCTCGTCAAGCATTTATTGGAATGCTTGATGAAAGAACAAAGTATTTTGGCAGA ACCGGAAAAATATGTGGTGACACATTCCAGCGGTCATTTCTGGAGTGGTGCTACGCGCAGCATGAGGTGGACAAACTGTTGGAAGTTGAGCCCTTCCGGTGTACAGCATGTTCACCACAAATGCATGCTGTATCAGTGGATGGAAATAGAAAATTATACCGATTTAAGAATGCATCAGG AAGTGCCACAAAGGGACTTTTTGATGGCACCTTCCTGGCCAGAGATGAGGAGGTGTCAAGTTTTGTTGCTCAAATCCAGCAGGCAACcaaacat acTCCTGGGAAAGGAATGTGCGGATCATCACAATGGACAGCTGCAAAAGAGCATTCTGGGAAATCTGCCTCAAAAATTGATGAGGAGGGGCTGGAAATCGCTGTGTGCCGGCATGGGGTGCTTTTGAGAGCACTGAATATGTTCAGAGGGGAGATTTATGCTTACCCTCTGTATCTGCAGAAGGAACTGTCCCCCtcaaatgtttcctttttctgttcAGATGTGGCATGCAAGTATTATCCGTATTTGGAAAAGGTCTCCAATAAGTGCTCTGAACTGCAGGGACTATTGGAGATGCATCCACTTCTTTCAGTGATGCATGCCAAAGCACACTCCTGGACATGTGAG TTGAAATGGGGTGGACGCAATCAAGAAGGCGCTGGCAATACCATTGGTGAGGAAGTGGAGCAG GTAAATAGCTTCCTGTCCAGGGCTGCTATCTCCACAAAATACATGTCTAAAGGTG GAAGAACAGACATGCTCACAGTTCTGGCAATGGGgtggaacaaaaagaaaatgagtaaCATGGACAAAATATTGGCCCAAAGATATGCTAAG GCCGTCCAGAGAGTGGCAGATGATAAGCTTAAGCTGGAGGAGCTCAAAGCTGAGTTAAGGATTGATGATGCTGTTATCCAACAGTGGGTCACTGAGGTGCAACACTGGCCTGAAG CAAATTCTAGTTTGGAGGGTGAAGCCTCAAGGGAGGTCATTCTGAAGAAGAAAATTGAAGGACTGTACCTTAGTGTCATGCAGAGGAAACATCGCCTTTACCGTCAGACAG ACAGCAACAAGAGACGACATAAGATGCGCCAGAAAATTGCAGAGGAAAAGGCAGCTTTATCTTCTGCTATTGAAGAGCTACGTGAACAGACGGACATCATTCTGCCTGCTGTTGATGAGCTTCTCTTGACTGAAAATTTTGTGTGGTCCTGGACTTATCTTGGACCCA CTGATCTCAGAACAAAGAAGGCCATCTTTGACCAGGTGATGGTGATCAGGAGAATGCAAGAGGAGGAGCAAATTGTAGTTCAGGAGATGAGGAGGCACTTGAACTCCCTCATAGGTGTTGCTGGGAGTCTAAAAACCTTACTGCTGGACCAAA GCAATGGCGCACACTGTGGATATCACAGCATGTTGAGGAGGAGATTGAGTGTTGTGAATGCCCAAGTACATCACACAAAAGCATCATTCAGCTTGGCTCTTCATGGAGAAATGACATCCCAAGATATGCTGTCTGAGGACAGGGAGGAACAAGTGTCAGATGTGGAGGACACATCTGATGATGACAATGACATTGATTCTTCATAA